One segment of Myxocyprinus asiaticus isolate MX2 ecotype Aquarium Trade chromosome 41, UBuf_Myxa_2, whole genome shotgun sequence DNA contains the following:
- the LOC127431597 gene encoding C1q-related factor-like, with product MLLLVLVVLIPVLVHLVGSSENGGQYEMLGTCRMVCDPFLEKTSSTSGIGTGTAITNTQLEAEALTDHSMGPPLPNYAHGPQGKPGRQGKPGLPGPPGPPGPPGEPGPPGPMGPPGNKNHTERPELFALGGRTATGIGTAVFTMGPRVAFYAGLRNPQEGYEILRFDDVVTNIGNYYDGSTGKFVCKVPGTYFFTYNVLMRGGDGTSMWADLLKNGQVRASAIAQDQDQSYDYASNTVILHLDPGDEIFIKLDGGKAHGGNSNKYSTFAGFILYSD from the exons ATGCTCCTCTTGGTACTGGTTGTCCTCATCCCCGTTCTGGTCCATTTGGTGGGAAGCAGTGAAAACGGCGGTCAATATGAGATGCTGGGCACTTGTCGTATGGTCTGCGATCCATTCTTGGAAAAGACTAGCTCTACTTCAGGTATTGGTACAGGTACAGCTATCACTAATACACAGCTGGAGGCAGAGGCACTGACTGATCACAGCATGGGACCTCCATTGCCAAACTATGCCCATGGACCGCAGGGCAAACCTGGCCGCCAAGGGAAGCCAGGGCTACCAGGACCACCTGGACCCCCGGGACCACCCGGAGAGCCAGGTCCCCCAGGACCAATGGGGCCACCGGGAAATAAAAACCACACAGAAAGACCGGAGCTCTTTGCTTTGGGTGGAAGAACCGCTACCGGAATTGGTACTGCTGTTTTTACAATGGGTCCTCGTGTAGCATTTTATGCAGGTCTGCGAAACCCGCAGGAGGGTTATGAGATTCTGAGGTTTGACGATGTAGTTACGAACATTGGGAATTACTATGATGGATCAACTGGGAAATTTGTGTGCAAAGTTCCCGGGACGTACTTTTTCACATACAATGTCCTCATGAGGGGAGGAGATGGAACCAGCATGTGGGCGGACCTACTGAAAAATGGACAG GTGAGAGCCAGTGCTATCGCACAGGATCAAGACCAGAGTTATGACTACGCCTCAAACACAGTCATCCTACACCTGGACCCTGGAGACGAGATCTTCATCAAGCTAGACGGTGGAAAAGCACATGGTGGAAACAGCAACAAGTACAGCACTTTCGCTGGCTTCATTCTGTACAGTGACTAG